From the Anolis sagrei isolate rAnoSag1 chromosome 12, rAnoSag1.mat, whole genome shotgun sequence genome, one window contains:
- the SLC25A44 gene encoding solute carrier family 25 member 44 isoform X2, producing MEKDKRNIQIIEWEHLDKRKFYLLGVCMTMMIRVSVYPFTLIRTRLQVQKGKSLYQGTFDAFGKILRAEGPAGLYRGFLVNTLTLVSGQCYVTTYELTRGYVSRYSSSNTLKSLLAGGSASLVAQSITVPIDVVSQHLMMQQRQGQSMGRFRVTTTGQAPPPGRPRPPPPRLFWGQTRDIVAQIFRADGVRGFYRGYVASLLTYIPNSAVWWPFYHFYAEQLANLTPKDCPHLLLQAISGPLAAATASTLTNPMDVIRARVQVEGKSSIRLTFRQLMAEEGPWGLTKGLSARIISATPSTIVIVVGYETLKKLSLRPELVDSRHW from the exons ATGGAAAAAGACAAGCGCAACATCCAGATCATTGAGTGGGAGCACCTGGACAAGCGCAAGTTCTACCTGCTGGGCGTCTGCATGACCATGATGATCCGGGTCAGCGTGTACCCCTTCACCCTCATCCGCACACGCCTCCAG GTGCAGAAGGGCAAGAGCCTGTACCAGGGCACCTTTGATGCCTTTGGGAAGATCCTGCGCGCGGAGGGCCCGGCGGGGCTGTACCGGGGCTTCCTGGTGAACACGCTGACGCTGGTGTCGGGCCAGTGCTACGTGACCACCTACGAGCTGACGCGGGGCTACGTCTCCCGCTACTCCAGCAGCAACACCCTCAAGTCCCTCCTGGCCGGCGGGTCGGCCTCCCTGGTGGCCCAGAGCATCACCGTCCCCATCGACGTGGTCTCCCAGCACCTCATGATGCAGCAGCGCCAGGGGCAGAGCATGGGCCGCTTCCGGGTCACCACCACCGGGCAGGCCCCGCCCCCCGGCCGGCCCCGCCCTCCGCCCCCCCGCCTCTTCTGGGGCCAGACCCGAGACATTGTGGCCCAGATCTTCCGGGCCGACGGCGTGCGGGGCTTCTACCGCGGATACGTGGCCTCCCTCCTCACCTACATCCCCAACAGCGCCGTCTGGTGGCCCTTCTACCACTTCTACGCCG AGCAGCTGGCCAACCTGACCCCGAAGGACTGTCCGCACCTGCTGCTGCAGGCCATCTCGGGCCCGCTGGCCGCCGCCACCGCCTCCACCCTCACCAACCCCATGGACGTCATCCGGGCCAGAGTCCAG GTGGAGGGCAAGAGCTCCATCCGCCTGACCTTCCGCCAGCTGATGGCCGAGGAGGGCCCCTGGGGGCTGACCAAGGGCCTCTCGGCCCGCATCATCTCGGCCACGCCTTCCACCATCGTCATCGTGGTCGGGTACGAGACCCTCAAGAAGCTCAGCCTGCGGCCCGAGCTGGTCGACTCCCGGCACTGGTAG
- the PMF1 gene encoding polyamine-modulated factor 1 isoform X1, with translation MGGEGRGYGARFESALRRDKMAAEGNEAEAEDGAGLGGASSSPETLPGRERVLDFAAECSLRTLEPGLKHMFAKCFRRLYKAQRRLARCVYDQFLAHFQSFVKAEIQILKEEGNLSALLASLDRMAEAAKARPGPAWRPSGTPEADLPALLSPCLVVQRRFLQASLEKAEARNARLAQAVTQGRQEIHRLEEEAQRHREQWKAIAAEGRERVNALEEVP, from the exons ATGGGAGGCGAGGGGCGTGGCTACGGCGCGAGGTTTGAATCGGCGCTTCGGCGGGACAAGATGGCGGCGGAAGGGAACGAGGCGGAGGCAGAAGACGGAGCCGGTCTGGGCGGCGCTTCTTCGTCCCCGGAAACGCTTCCCGGCCGGGAGAGGGTCCTGGACTTCGCCGCCGAGTGCTCCCTCCGCACGCTGGAGCCCGGCCT GAAGCACATGTTTGCCAAATGCTTCCGGCGCCTCTACAAGGCCCAGCGTCGCCTCGCAAGGTGTGTTTACGACCAGTTTCTGGCCCATTTTCAGAGCTTCGTCAAG GCGGAGATCCAGATCCTGAAGGAGGAAGGGAACCTCTCGGCACTCTTGGCCTCCCTGGATCGAATGGCCGAAGCAGCCAAGGCCAGGCCGGGACCCGCCTG GCGCCCGTCTGGGACCCCGGAGGCGGACCTCCCTGCGTTGTTGTCCCCCTGCTTGGTGGTGCAGCGGCGCTTCCTGCAGGCCTCCCTGGAGAAGGCCGAGGCCCGCAATGCCCGCCTGGCCCAAGCCGTGACCCAAGGGCGCCAGGAGATCCACCGGCTGGAGGAGGAGGCCCAGCGACACCGGGAACAGTGGAAG gcCATTGCAGCGGAAGGCCGAGAGCGGGTGAATGCATTGGAGGAGGTCCCTTGA
- the SLC25A44 gene encoding solute carrier family 25 member 44 isoform X1, with the protein MEKDKRNIQIIEWEHLDKRKFYLLGVCMTMMIRVSVYPFTLIRTRLQVQKGKSLYQGTFDAFGKILRAEGPAGLYRGFLVNTLTLVSGQCYVTTYELTRGYVSRYSSSNTLKSLLAGGSASLVAQSITVPIDVVSQHLMMQQRQGQSMGRFRVTTTGQAPPPGRPRPPPPRLFWGQTRDIVAQIFRADGVRGFYRGYVASLLTYIPNSAVWWPFYHFYAAGQPDPEGLSAPAAAGHLGPAGRRHRLHPHQPHGRHPGQSPGGGQELHPPDLPPADGRGGPLGADQGPLGPHHLGHAFHHRHRGRVRDPQEAQPAARAGRLPALVAHTGKHWAALGSGRTTIRDAREKDGHKRRRRRRRL; encoded by the exons ATGGAAAAAGACAAGCGCAACATCCAGATCATTGAGTGGGAGCACCTGGACAAGCGCAAGTTCTACCTGCTGGGCGTCTGCATGACCATGATGATCCGGGTCAGCGTGTACCCCTTCACCCTCATCCGCACACGCCTCCAG GTGCAGAAGGGCAAGAGCCTGTACCAGGGCACCTTTGATGCCTTTGGGAAGATCCTGCGCGCGGAGGGCCCGGCGGGGCTGTACCGGGGCTTCCTGGTGAACACGCTGACGCTGGTGTCGGGCCAGTGCTACGTGACCACCTACGAGCTGACGCGGGGCTACGTCTCCCGCTACTCCAGCAGCAACACCCTCAAGTCCCTCCTGGCCGGCGGGTCGGCCTCCCTGGTGGCCCAGAGCATCACCGTCCCCATCGACGTGGTCTCCCAGCACCTCATGATGCAGCAGCGCCAGGGGCAGAGCATGGGCCGCTTCCGGGTCACCACCACCGGGCAGGCCCCGCCCCCCGGCCGGCCCCGCCCTCCGCCCCCCCGCCTCTTCTGGGGCCAGACCCGAGACATTGTGGCCCAGATCTTCCGGGCCGACGGCGTGCGGGGCTTCTACCGCGGATACGTGGCCTCCCTCCTCACCTACATCCCCAACAGCGCCGTCTGGTGGCCCTTCTACCACTTCTACGCCG CTGGCCAACCTGACCCCGAAGGACTGTCCGCACCTGCTGCTGCAGGCCATCTCGGGCCCGCTGGCCGCCGCCACCGCCTCCACCCTCACCAACCCCATGGACGTCATCCGGGCCAGAGTCCAG GTGGAGGGCAAGAGCTCCATCCGCCTGACCTTCCGCCAGCTGATGGCCGAGGAGGGCCCCTGGGGGCTGACCAAGGGCCTCTCGGCCCGCATCATCTCGGCCACGCCTTCCACCATCGTCATCGTGGTCGGGTACGAGACCCTCAAGAAGCTCAGCCTGCGGCCCGAGCTGGTCGACTCCCGGCACTGGTAGCACACACTGGGAAGCACTGGGCAGCACTGGGGAGCGGGCGGACAACCATCAGAGACGCAAGAGAGAAAGATGGTCACAaaaggcggagaaggaggaggagactctAA